From one Lolium rigidum isolate FL_2022 chromosome 4, APGP_CSIRO_Lrig_0.1, whole genome shotgun sequence genomic stretch:
- the LOC124649489 gene encoding acyl-protein thioesterase 1 homolog 1-like, translated as MSYYGSSSSGGRGGRRVEYGRSYVVRPKGRHLATIVWLHGLGDNGASWSQLLDSLPLPNIKWICPTAATRPVAAFGGFPCTAWFDVDDTSVDGRDDIEGLDASAAHIANLLSSEPSDVKLGIGGFSMGAAAALHSAACYAHGKFSSGIPYPITLNAVISLSGWLPCSRTLRGKIESSHMAARRALSLPILLCHGRADEVVSYRNGERSTEYLRSSGFSYVTFKSYNGLEHYTIPEEMDDVCKWLSSRLGVDRSR; from the exons ATGAGCTATTACGGAAGCAGCTCCTCTG GTGGCAGGGGTGGCCGTCGAGTCGAGTATGGGAGGAGCTATGTGGTGAGGCCAAAGGGACGTCACCTAGCCACCATTGTGTGGCTCCATGGCCTAGGTGACAATGGTGCAAG CTGGTCCCAGCTTCTGGATTCTCTTCCTTTGCCCAAT ATCAAGTGGATATGCCCCACCGCAGCAACCCGGCCTGTCGCTGCTTTTGGCGGATTCCCCTGCACTGCAT GGTTTGACGTGGACGACACTTCGGTGGATGGTCGTGATGACATAGAGGGCCTGGATGCTTCAGCTGCACACATAGCAAACCTACTGTCGTCTGAGCCGTCTGATG TGAAGCTCGGGATCGGTGGGTTCAGCATGGGTGCAGCCGCGGCTTTGCACTCGGCAGCATGCTATGCTCACGGCAAATTCAGCAGCGGCATCCCCTACCCAATCACGCTCAACGCAGTCATCAGCTTGAGTGGCTGGCTCCCTTGCTCAAG GACCCTGAGGGGAAAGATCGAGAGCTCACACATGGCAGCAAGAAGAGCCCTCTCCCTGCCCATCCTGCTCTGCCATGGAAGAG CGGATGAGGTCGTGTCCTACAGGAACGGTGAGCGGTCGACCGAGTATCTGCGGTCATCAGGGTTCTCATACGTGACCTTCAAGTCCTACAACGG ATTGGAGCACTACACTATCCCCGAAGAAATGGACGATGTCTGCAAGTGGCTCAGCTCAAGGCTCGGCGTTGACCGATCTCGCTAA